A region of Senegalia massiliensis DNA encodes the following proteins:
- a CDS encoding VirB4 family type IV secretion system protein, which produces MFKKIFKKKTKDEKTKDKKEKKDKKNKKKKIETEDLLDKKIDSDTKETIFDKNRKKLKDLIAPDSINFSESPFYGTIGDKYYAKNMYVGLLPNTVNFASFLHQLYNFGNIDTSIYINPIDSETAKSDLSKTRTNLEAELLTAEGNNRSDDMASKAREAQRLRTEIRDGTNKLYEASIISTLYEEDLRDLNNSSDQLKETMGQSDVGIKSATYIQEDTFRSNKPIMNNRVKEWHTFDKRSLACVYPFTSSNINHEGGVPLGFNMDNGLPIFWNNFNESLANYNMVIFAKSGGGKSTFIKMLSARSNTLDKIQNIFIDIEPEYNDICEILGGQIIKIAPDTDTILNPFDITIDIVKNKKTGKYYETLLISEKINSVSAMIMTMAKGQMDNKEYFNDITRMIIKNTVRAEYERLEITSDPESLYEIKQQKVVNGRIVGGKTKKTMPTLSSFYLQLEKLAKLNKTVTYKPAYDYLLMVLQDFCRIKKGSFIAFDGQSTVELSYDIPFINFDVSGLNEKTELPIAQHLITDYIWEHMIKRNNSGHKIRVGIDEAWRMINFPDALDFLITGFRRARKKNTSFTVISQQFDEFYGKETSPIIRNSDTKLFLPPDTTSVDNIGDIFKLTQGEVEFLGTCGVGQGLFITGKSSVKLNIEIPEFEINFVETNQNKKKPTGVGA; this is translated from the coding sequence ATGTTTAAAAAAATCTTCAAGAAAAAAACTAAAGATGAAAAAACCAAAGATAAAAAAGAAAAAAAAGATAAAAAAAATAAAAAGAAAAAAATAGAAACTGAAGATTTATTAGATAAAAAAATAGATAGTGATACAAAAGAGACTATATTTGATAAAAACAGAAAGAAATTGAAAGATCTAATAGCACCAGATAGTATTAATTTCAGCGAAAGTCCTTTTTATGGAACTATTGGTGATAAATACTATGCTAAAAATATGTATGTGGGATTACTTCCTAATACAGTAAATTTCGCATCGTTTTTACATCAATTATATAACTTTGGAAATATTGATACTTCTATTTATATTAATCCTATTGATTCCGAAACAGCTAAATCTGATTTATCAAAGACAAGAACAAATCTTGAAGCAGAGTTGTTAACTGCTGAAGGAAATAATAGAAGTGATGATATGGCTAGTAAGGCAAGAGAGGCACAAAGACTTAGAACAGAAATAAGAGATGGTACTAATAAATTATATGAAGCTTCTATTATTTCTACTCTCTATGAAGAGGATTTAAGAGACTTAAATAATTCTTCTGACCAACTAAAAGAAACAATGGGGCAATCTGATGTAGGTATAAAAAGTGCTACATATATACAGGAAGATACTTTTAGAAGTAATAAGCCTATTATGAACAATAGAGTAAAAGAATGGCATACTTTTGATAAGAGATCATTAGCTTGTGTATATCCTTTTACAAGTAGCAATATAAATCACGAAGGTGGAGTTCCTTTAGGTTTTAATATGGATAATGGCCTTCCAATTTTTTGGAACAATTTCAATGAATCATTAGCAAACTATAATATGGTTATCTTCGCTAAATCTGGTGGAGGTAAATCTACATTTATTAAAATGTTATCTGCTAGAAGTAACACATTAGATAAAATACAAAATATTTTTATAGATATAGAGCCAGAGTACAACGATATTTGTGAAATTTTAGGAGGTCAGATAATAAAAATAGCTCCTGATACAGATACAATACTTAATCCTTTTGATATTACAATTGACATAGTTAAAAATAAAAAAACAGGAAAGTATTATGAAACACTACTTATTTCAGAAAAGATTAATAGTGTAAGTGCTATGATAATGACAATGGCAAAAGGGCAAATGGATAATAAAGAATATTTTAATGATATTACAAGAATGATTATTAAGAATACTGTAAGAGCAGAATATGAGAGGTTAGAAATCACATCAGACCCAGAAAGTTTATATGAAATAAAGCAACAAAAAGTTGTTAATGGAAGGATAGTAGGAGGAAAAACAAAAAAAACAATGCCTACACTATCATCTTTCTATTTACAGTTAGAAAAACTTGCTAAGCTAAATAAAACAGTTACCTATAAACCAGCCTATGATTATCTTCTTATGGTTTTACAGGATTTCTGCCGAATTAAGAAAGGTAGTTTTATTGCCTTTGATGGTCAAAGTACAGTGGAATTAAGTTATGATATACCTTTCATAAATTTTGATGTTAGTGGATTAAATGAAAAAACAGAACTACCAATTGCACAACATTTAATAACAGATTACATTTGGGAACATATGATTAAAAGAAACAATTCAGGACATAAAATTAGAGTTGGTATTGATGAAGCATGGAGAATGATAAATTTTCCAGATGCATTAGATTTCCTTATTACAGGCTTTAGAAGAGCGAGAAAGAAAAATACAAGCTTTACAGTTATATCACAACAATTTGATGAGTTCTATGGAAAAGAAACAAGTCCAATTATCAGGAACTCAGATACTAAATTATTTTTGCCTCCAGATACCACAAGTGTTGACAATATAGGAGATATTTTTAAATTGACTCAAGGAGAAGTAGAATTTTTAGGTACATGTGGCGTAGGACAGGGTTTATTTATAACGGGAAAAAGTAGTGTTAAATTAAATATTGAAATTCCAGAGTTCGAGATTAACTTTGTAGAAACAAATCAAAATAAAAAGAAACCTACAGGAGTTGGTGCATAA